A genomic stretch from Penicillium digitatum chromosome 4, complete sequence includes:
- a CDS encoding thermotolerance membrane protein Dlt1, putative has translation MAVRFERFLNTTGFFFFALILCCLIILTPADAVYQCYETNRFTNIFFIVGAYIITLLIASLIYATRIYTNRSALTGIPKAWIPVEKEDVNKSVRRLVKEGLVRSAVIAYQARPRDISTDEDNFQKYRPLLIDPERPPWGHVEHPGWSSPDSPDLPNLPYRTVIQELPSLIEAKAVSLAPADLLSPAPTYHFDPSGDLATHSLPDTRVVEVLQRPASMGVREYIRHLTSLGAIYPPALGADFLALYEQARFSPRELHEAEFRDLMHLFAEILRGMTSLAPPILDEIRDSASYRQAYSESNIGPSDEEGETDTVGTYGYDGAPGSMRSNSPRPSNASTWETQSGYDTAPAMQSPTSEISTDSGSYATQSPFRTPSTRSLRRVASGQSGSSGGSVIRLVQPRDPTDFPYTTAYAGRRQ, from the coding sequence ATGGCAGTCAGATTTGAGAGATTTCTCAACACAACCggatttttcttctttgccCTCATCCTCTGCtgcctcatcatcctcacaCCAGCAGATGCCGTTTACCAATGCTACGAGACCAATCGATTCACCAACATCTTTTTCATTGTCGGCGCATATATCATTACTCTTTTAATTGCTTCCCTCATATATGCGACACGCATTTACACAAATCGGAGTGCACTCACCGGCATACCCAAAGCCTGGATCCCCGTGGAAAAGGAGGATGTGAACAAGAGCGTTAGGCGACTGGTGAAGGAAGGTCTCGTCCGCAGTGCCGTTATCGCGTATCAAGCCCGCCCGCGCGATATCTCCACCGACGAGGACAACTTCCAAAAATACAGACCGCTCCTCATTGACCCCGAACGACCCCCATGGGGCCATGTTGAACACCCCGGCTGGTCATCCCCTGATTCGCCAGACTTGCCAAATCTGCCATATCGCACGGTCATACAGGAGCTCCCCAGCCTGATTGAAGCCAAAGCCGTCTCCCTTGCCCCTGCCGATTTACTATCGCCTGCGCCTACATATCACTTCGATCCGTCAGGCGACCTTGCGACACACTCTCTCCCAGATACACGCGTGGTGGAAGTATTACAACGACCTGCCTCAATGGGGGTGAGAGAATATATCCGCCATCTGACATCCCTCGGCGCGATATATCCACCAGCACTCGGTGCGGATTTCCTTGCGCTGTACGAACAAGCCCGATTCTCGCCGCGCGAACTACACGAAGCGGAATTCCGCGACCTAATGCATCTCTTCGCAGAGATTCTGAGAGGGATGACATCCCTTGCACCGCCGATCCTGGATGAAATTCGCGACAGCGCAAGCTACCGACAAGCCTACAGCGAATCCAATATCGGGCCCTCGGATGAAGAGGGAGAAACAGATACCGTGGGGACATACGGTTACGACGGGGCTCCAGGGTCTATGCGAAGTAACAGCCCACGCCCATCGAATGCGTCTACCTGGGAAACTCAGTCCGGGTATGACACTGCACCCGCAATGCAGAGCCCCACCTCGGAAATTTCGACAGACAGTGGATCCTATGCGACACAAAGCCCTTTTCGCACACCTTCTACGAGGTCTCTACGACGCGTGGCATCGGGCCAATCTGGCAGTTCGGGGGGAAGTGTCATTCGTCTGGTGCAGCCACGAGATCCGACAGACTTTCCGTATACAACTGCCTACGCTGGACGTAGGCAGTAA
- a CDS encoding Sucrase/ferredoxin-like family protein, putative — protein sequence MHLFRRGTSSLFNSSNASAASSKTDVTTDAVGDIALAAEGFQTISSSDKLFKNVDPAVDGEDCLHDCATCTIKYPAKFDVDHQDELYGQVNGWATHLLVATGKSDWVRDVADEKGSVMEAIEKGGLEPSNGRLKLSASNMPVPDDYHMADAGKQPTNVLLLPSFTVVEHVTPQLVPDLMENFINRSLTTTTPLGAIPPPPEKPTEADQDQDPTQTQDLPHPSTTSITTSLQSHPCPHAAVILLCSQRTRDARCGQSAPLLRREFERHLRPLGLHRDMDDQRPGGVGIYFISHVGGHKYSANVIVYRRRDFDWYKRDTPADGEGRVEDEGAAQGIWLARVRPEECENIIRTGSSEETFKTIFGHTSNNLTSSMSRPQLLEGLRHLGESEYRGMGGNNSAAEVKAREWWGGVEP from the exons ATGCATCTCTTTCGCCGAGGGACGTCCTCCCTTTTTAACTCCTCCAATGCCTCTGCCGCCTCCTCCAAGACCGACGTCACCACTGACGCAGTGGGCGATATTGCCCTCGCCGCAGAGGGATTTCAGACAATATCATCAAGCGATAAGCTTTTCAAGAATGTCGACCCAGCGGTCGACGGTGAAGACTGCTTACACGACTGCGCGACATGCACAATCAAATACCCTGCCAAGTTTGATGTCGATCACCAAGACGAACTATATGGACAAGTCAACGGATGGGCAACGCACCTGCTCGTTGCCACCGGCAAGTCCGATTGGGTGAGAGATGTGGCAGACGAGAAAGGGAGCGTCATGGAAGCCATTGAGAAGGGAGGACTGGAACCGAGCAACGGA CGACTCAAACTGTCCGCGTCAAACATGCCCGTTCCAGACGACTATCACATGGCCGACGCAGGCAAACAGCCAACCAACGTCCTCCTACTGCCTAGCTTCACTGTCGTTGAACACGTCACCCCACAGCTAGTCCCAGATCTGATGGAGAACTTCATCAACCGGTCTCTGACAACAACAACGCCACTAGGCGCAATTCCACCCCCACCCGAGAAACCAACCGAGGCagaccaagaccaagacccTACGCAAACACAAGACCTCCCACACCCATCCACAACATCAATCACCACATCCCTCCAGTCTCACCCCTGCCCGCATGCAGCAGTTATTTTGCTCTGCTCGCAGCGCACGCGTGACGCAAGATGCGGGCAATCCGCGCCTCTACTGCGCCGCGAGTTCGAGCGCCACCTGCGCCCCCTCGGTCTGCACCGCGATATGGACGACCAGCGGCCTGGCGGGGTGGGTATCTACTTCATTAGCCATGTCGGTGGGCATAAGTACTCTGCGAATGTGATTGTGTACCGCCGCCGGGACTTTGATTGGTACAAGCGAGACACTCCTGCGGATGGCGAGGGGAGGGTCGAGGATGAGGGTGCCGCGCAGGGAATCTGGCTGGCGCGTGTGCGGCCGGAGGAATGTGAGAATATTATTCG AACTGGCTCTAGCGAGGAAACATTCAAGACTATTTTCGGCCACACGAGTAACAATCTTACCTCTAGCATGTCCCGTCCTCAGCTTCTGGAAGGCCTGCGGCACCTTGGCGAAA GTGAGTACCGAGGCATGGGCGGCAACAACTCGGCCGCAGAGGTCAAGGCCAGGGAATGGTGGGGTGGCGTTGAGCCGTAG